A single window of Macaca mulatta isolate MMU2019108-1 chromosome 17, T2T-MMU8v2.0, whole genome shotgun sequence DNA harbors:
- the NAXD gene encoding ATP-dependent (S)-NAD(P)H-hydrate dehydratase isoform X3 produces the protein MALSPRCGAIRACRRVLERAFSLRKVHSIKDMENTLQLVRNIIPPLSSTKHKGQDGRIGVVGGCQEYTGAPYFAAISALKVGADLSHVFCASAAAPVIKAYSPELIVHPVLFAEGGNEGPLSSNKTFRALSSDSPSAVDEVEKWLPRLHALVVGPGLGRDDVLLRNVQGILEASKARDIPVVIDADGLWLVAQQPALIQGYQKAVLTPNHMEFSRLYDAVLRGPVDSDDRHGSVLRLSQALGNVTVVQKGERDILSNGQQVLVCSQEGSSRRCGGQGDLLSGSLGVLVHWALLAGPEKTNGSSPLLVAAFGACSLTRQCNHQAFQKHGRSTTTSDMIAEVGAAFRKLFET, from the exons ATGGCCCTGAGTCCTCGCTGTGGGGCAATCCGGGCTTGCAGGCGAG TTTTAGAGAGAGCGTTTTCGCTACGTAAAGTACATTCAATAAAGGATATGGAAAATACTTTGCAGCTGGTGAGAAATATTATCCCTCCTCTGTCTTCCACAAAGCACAAAGGACAAGATGGAAGAATAGGCGTAGTTGGAGGCTGTCAGGA GTACACTGGAGCCCCATATTTTGCAGCAATCTCAGCTCTCAAAGTG GGCGCAGATTTGTCCCACGTGTTCTGCGCCAGTGCAGCCGCGCCTGTGATTAAGGCCTACAGCCCGGAGCTGATCGTCCACCCAGTTCT GTTTGCAGAAGGTGGAAACGAAGGGCCGCTGAGCAGTAACAAGACCTTTCGTGCACTCAGCAG CGACAGCCCCAGTGCTGTTGATGAGGTGGAGAAGTGGCTCCCCCGGCTGCACGCTCTTGTCGTAGGACCTGGCTTGGGTAGAGATGATGTGCTTCTCAGAAATGTCCAG GGCATTTTGGAAGCATCAAAGGCCAGGGACATCCCTGTCGTCATTGACGCG GACGGCCTGTGGCTGGTCGCTCAGCAGCCAGCCCTCATCCAAGGCTACCAGAAGGCGGTCCTCACCCCCAACCACATGGAGTTCAGCAGACTGTATGATGCTGTG CTCAGAGGCCCTGTGGACAGCGATGACCGCCATGGATCTGTGCTGAGACTCAGCCAGGCCCTGGGCAATGTGACGGTGGTCCAGAAAGGAGAGCGCGACATCCTCTCCAATGGCCAGCAGG TGCTTGTGTGCAGCCAGGAAGGCAGCAGCCGCAGGTGTGGAGGGCAAGGAGACCTCCTGTCGGGCTCCCTGGGTGTCCTGGTACACTGGGCGCTCCTTGCTGGACCGGAGAAAACAAATGG GTCCAGCCCTCTCCTGGTGGCTGCATTCGGCGCCTGCTCTCTCACCAGGCAGTGCAACCACCAAGCCTTCCAGAAGCACGGTCGCTCCACCACCACCTCCGACATGATCGCCGAGGTGGGGGCCGCCTTCCGCAAGCTCTTCGAAACCTGA
- the NAXD gene encoding ATP-dependent (S)-NAD(P)H-hydrate dehydratase isoform X4: MALSPRCGAIRACRRVLERAFSLRKVHSIKDMENTLQLVRNIIPPLSSTKHKGQDGRIGVVGGCQEYTGAPYFAAISALKVGADLSHVFCASAAAPVIKAYSPELIVHPVLDSPSAVDEVEKWLPRLHALVVGPGLGRDDVLLRNVQGILEASKARDIPVVIDADGLWLVAQQPALIQGYQKAVLTPNHMEFSRLYDAVLRGPVDSDDRHGSVLRLSQALGNVTVVQKGERDILSNGQQVLVCSQEGSSRRCGGQGDLLSGSLGVLVHWALLAGPEKTNGSSPLLVAAFGACSLTRQCNHQAFQKHGRSTTTSDMIAEVGAAFRKLFET, translated from the exons ATGGCCCTGAGTCCTCGCTGTGGGGCAATCCGGGCTTGCAGGCGAG TTTTAGAGAGAGCGTTTTCGCTACGTAAAGTACATTCAATAAAGGATATGGAAAATACTTTGCAGCTGGTGAGAAATATTATCCCTCCTCTGTCTTCCACAAAGCACAAAGGACAAGATGGAAGAATAGGCGTAGTTGGAGGCTGTCAGGA GTACACTGGAGCCCCATATTTTGCAGCAATCTCAGCTCTCAAAGTG GGCGCAGATTTGTCCCACGTGTTCTGCGCCAGTGCAGCCGCGCCTGTGATTAAGGCCTACAGCCCGGAGCTGATCGTCCACCCAGTTCT CGACAGCCCCAGTGCTGTTGATGAGGTGGAGAAGTGGCTCCCCCGGCTGCACGCTCTTGTCGTAGGACCTGGCTTGGGTAGAGATGATGTGCTTCTCAGAAATGTCCAG GGCATTTTGGAAGCATCAAAGGCCAGGGACATCCCTGTCGTCATTGACGCG GACGGCCTGTGGCTGGTCGCTCAGCAGCCAGCCCTCATCCAAGGCTACCAGAAGGCGGTCCTCACCCCCAACCACATGGAGTTCAGCAGACTGTATGATGCTGTG CTCAGAGGCCCTGTGGACAGCGATGACCGCCATGGATCTGTGCTGAGACTCAGCCAGGCCCTGGGCAATGTGACGGTGGTCCAGAAAGGAGAGCGCGACATCCTCTCCAATGGCCAGCAGG TGCTTGTGTGCAGCCAGGAAGGCAGCAGCCGCAGGTGTGGAGGGCAAGGAGACCTCCTGTCGGGCTCCCTGGGTGTCCTGGTACACTGGGCGCTCCTTGCTGGACCGGAGAAAACAAATGG GTCCAGCCCTCTCCTGGTGGCTGCATTCGGCGCCTGCTCTCTCACCAGGCAGTGCAACCACCAAGCCTTCCAGAAGCACGGTCGCTCCACCACCACCTCCGACATGATCGCCGAGGTGGGGGCCGCCTTCCGCAAGCTCTTCGAAACCTGA
- the NAXD gene encoding ATP-dependent (S)-NAD(P)H-hydrate dehydratase isoform X7 produces the protein MVTRAGAGAAVAATAVVALLSAALALYRPPLDAVLERAFSLRKVHSIKDMENTLQLVRNIIPPLSSTKHKGQDGRIGVVGGCQEYTGAPYFAAISALKVGADLSHVFCASAAAPVIKAYSPELIVHPVLDSPSAVDEVEKWLPRLHALVVGPGLGRDDVLLRNVQGILEASKARDIPVVIDADGLWLVAQQPALIQGYQKAVLTPNHMEFSRLYDAVLRGPVDSDDRHGSVLRLSQALGNVTVVQKGERDILSNGQQVLVCSQEGSSRRCGGQGDLLSGSLGVLVHWALLAGPEKTNGGMLDLKLTIWGPKIETGIKTRAQGGCGPRTTAPTSPHLPLSPSPQVQPSPGGCIRRLLSHQAVQPPSLPEARSLHHHLRHDRRGGGRLPQALRNLSPRRPEGSRHLGRGRACV, from the exons ATGGTCACACGGGCGGGGGCCGGGGCTGCAGTCGCCGCCACGGCTGTTGTCGCGTTGCTCTCGGCCGCACTCGCACTGTACAGGCCACCACTGGACGCAG TTTTAGAGAGAGCGTTTTCGCTACGTAAAGTACATTCAATAAAGGATATGGAAAATACTTTGCAGCTGGTGAGAAATATTATCCCTCCTCTGTCTTCCACAAAGCACAAAGGACAAGATGGAAGAATAGGCGTAGTTGGAGGCTGTCAGGA GTACACTGGAGCCCCATATTTTGCAGCAATCTCAGCTCTCAAAGTG GGCGCAGATTTGTCCCACGTGTTCTGCGCCAGTGCAGCCGCGCCTGTGATTAAGGCCTACAGCCCGGAGCTGATCGTCCACCCAGTTCT CGACAGCCCCAGTGCTGTTGATGAGGTGGAGAAGTGGCTCCCCCGGCTGCACGCTCTTGTCGTAGGACCTGGCTTGGGTAGAGATGATGTGCTTCTCAGAAATGTCCAG GGCATTTTGGAAGCATCAAAGGCCAGGGACATCCCTGTCGTCATTGACGCG GACGGCCTGTGGCTGGTCGCTCAGCAGCCAGCCCTCATCCAAGGCTACCAGAAGGCGGTCCTCACCCCCAACCACATGGAGTTCAGCAGACTGTATGATGCTGTG CTCAGAGGCCCTGTGGACAGCGATGACCGCCATGGATCTGTGCTGAGACTCAGCCAGGCCCTGGGCAATGTGACGGTGGTCCAGAAAGGAGAGCGCGACATCCTCTCCAATGGCCAGCAGG TGCTTGTGTGCAGCCAGGAAGGCAGCAGCCGCAGGTGTGGAGGGCAAGGAGACCTCCTGTCGGGCTCCCTGGGTGTCCTGGTACACTGGGCGCTCCTTGCTGGACCGGAGAAAACAAATGG AGGCATGTTAGACTTGAAATTGACaatttggggtcccaagattgaAACAGGAATCAAAACCAGAGCCCAGGGTGGCTGTGGCCCCCGGACCACGGCGCCCACTTCCCCACACCTCCCGCTGTCGCCCTCTCCGCAGGTCCAGCCCTCTCCTGGTGGCTGCATTCGGCGCCTGCTCTCTCACCAGGCAGTGCAACCACCAAGCCTTCCAGAAGCACGGTCGCTCCACCACCACCTCCGACATGATCGCCGAGGTGGGGGCCGCCTTCCGCAAGCTCTTCGAAACCTGAGCCCACGCAGACCAGAAGGAAGCAGGCACCTCGGACGGGGGAGAGCGTGTGTGTGA
- the NAXD gene encoding ATP-dependent (S)-NAD(P)H-hydrate dehydratase isoform X2 produces the protein MVTRAGAGAAVAATAVVALLSAALALYRPPLDAVLERAFSLRKVHSIKDMENTLQLVRNIIPPLSSTKHKGQDGRIGVVGGCQEYTGAPYFAAISALKVGADLSHVFCASAAAPVIKAYSPELIVHPVLDSPSAVDEVEKWLPRLHALVVGPGLGRDDVLLRNVQGILEASKARDIPVVIDADGLWLVAQQPALIQGYQKAVLTPNHMEFSRLYDAVLRGPVDSDDRHGSVLRLSQALGNVTVVQKGERDILSNGQQVLVCSQEGSSRRCGGQGDLLSGSLGVLVHWALLAGPEKTNGSSPLLVAAFGACSLTRQCNHQAFQKHGRSTTTSDMIAEVGAAFRKLFET, from the exons ATGGTCACACGGGCGGGGGCCGGGGCTGCAGTCGCCGCCACGGCTGTTGTCGCGTTGCTCTCGGCCGCACTCGCACTGTACAGGCCACCACTGGACGCAG TTTTAGAGAGAGCGTTTTCGCTACGTAAAGTACATTCAATAAAGGATATGGAAAATACTTTGCAGCTGGTGAGAAATATTATCCCTCCTCTGTCTTCCACAAAGCACAAAGGACAAGATGGAAGAATAGGCGTAGTTGGAGGCTGTCAGGA GTACACTGGAGCCCCATATTTTGCAGCAATCTCAGCTCTCAAAGTG GGCGCAGATTTGTCCCACGTGTTCTGCGCCAGTGCAGCCGCGCCTGTGATTAAGGCCTACAGCCCGGAGCTGATCGTCCACCCAGTTCT CGACAGCCCCAGTGCTGTTGATGAGGTGGAGAAGTGGCTCCCCCGGCTGCACGCTCTTGTCGTAGGACCTGGCTTGGGTAGAGATGATGTGCTTCTCAGAAATGTCCAG GGCATTTTGGAAGCATCAAAGGCCAGGGACATCCCTGTCGTCATTGACGCG GACGGCCTGTGGCTGGTCGCTCAGCAGCCAGCCCTCATCCAAGGCTACCAGAAGGCGGTCCTCACCCCCAACCACATGGAGTTCAGCAGACTGTATGATGCTGTG CTCAGAGGCCCTGTGGACAGCGATGACCGCCATGGATCTGTGCTGAGACTCAGCCAGGCCCTGGGCAATGTGACGGTGGTCCAGAAAGGAGAGCGCGACATCCTCTCCAATGGCCAGCAGG TGCTTGTGTGCAGCCAGGAAGGCAGCAGCCGCAGGTGTGGAGGGCAAGGAGACCTCCTGTCGGGCTCCCTGGGTGTCCTGGTACACTGGGCGCTCCTTGCTGGACCGGAGAAAACAAATGG GTCCAGCCCTCTCCTGGTGGCTGCATTCGGCGCCTGCTCTCTCACCAGGCAGTGCAACCACCAAGCCTTCCAGAAGCACGGTCGCTCCACCACCACCTCCGACATGATCGCCGAGGTGGGGGCCGCCTTCCGCAAGCTCTTCGAAACCTGA
- the NAXD gene encoding ATP-dependent (S)-NAD(P)H-hydrate dehydratase isoform X1, producing the protein MVTRAGAGAAVAATAVVALLSAALALYRPPLDAVLERAFSLRKVHSIKDMENTLQLVRNIIPPLSSTKHKGQDGRIGVVGGCQEYTGAPYFAAISALKVGADLSHVFCASAAAPVIKAYSPELIVHPVLFAEGGNEGPLSSNKTFRALSSDSPSAVDEVEKWLPRLHALVVGPGLGRDDVLLRNVQGILEASKARDIPVVIDADGLWLVAQQPALIQGYQKAVLTPNHMEFSRLYDAVLRGPVDSDDRHGSVLRLSQALGNVTVVQKGERDILSNGQQVLVCSQEGSSRRCGGQGDLLSGSLGVLVHWALLAGPEKTNGSSPLLVAAFGACSLTRQCNHQAFQKHGRSTTTSDMIAEVGAAFRKLFET; encoded by the exons ATGGTCACACGGGCGGGGGCCGGGGCTGCAGTCGCCGCCACGGCTGTTGTCGCGTTGCTCTCGGCCGCACTCGCACTGTACAGGCCACCACTGGACGCAG TTTTAGAGAGAGCGTTTTCGCTACGTAAAGTACATTCAATAAAGGATATGGAAAATACTTTGCAGCTGGTGAGAAATATTATCCCTCCTCTGTCTTCCACAAAGCACAAAGGACAAGATGGAAGAATAGGCGTAGTTGGAGGCTGTCAGGA GTACACTGGAGCCCCATATTTTGCAGCAATCTCAGCTCTCAAAGTG GGCGCAGATTTGTCCCACGTGTTCTGCGCCAGTGCAGCCGCGCCTGTGATTAAGGCCTACAGCCCGGAGCTGATCGTCCACCCAGTTCT GTTTGCAGAAGGTGGAAACGAAGGGCCGCTGAGCAGTAACAAGACCTTTCGTGCACTCAGCAG CGACAGCCCCAGTGCTGTTGATGAGGTGGAGAAGTGGCTCCCCCGGCTGCACGCTCTTGTCGTAGGACCTGGCTTGGGTAGAGATGATGTGCTTCTCAGAAATGTCCAG GGCATTTTGGAAGCATCAAAGGCCAGGGACATCCCTGTCGTCATTGACGCG GACGGCCTGTGGCTGGTCGCTCAGCAGCCAGCCCTCATCCAAGGCTACCAGAAGGCGGTCCTCACCCCCAACCACATGGAGTTCAGCAGACTGTATGATGCTGTG CTCAGAGGCCCTGTGGACAGCGATGACCGCCATGGATCTGTGCTGAGACTCAGCCAGGCCCTGGGCAATGTGACGGTGGTCCAGAAAGGAGAGCGCGACATCCTCTCCAATGGCCAGCAGG TGCTTGTGTGCAGCCAGGAAGGCAGCAGCCGCAGGTGTGGAGGGCAAGGAGACCTCCTGTCGGGCTCCCTGGGTGTCCTGGTACACTGGGCGCTCCTTGCTGGACCGGAGAAAACAAATGG GTCCAGCCCTCTCCTGGTGGCTGCATTCGGCGCCTGCTCTCTCACCAGGCAGTGCAACCACCAAGCCTTCCAGAAGCACGGTCGCTCCACCACCACCTCCGACATGATCGCCGAGGTGGGGGCCGCCTTCCGCAAGCTCTTCGAAACCTGA
- the NAXD gene encoding ATP-dependent (S)-NAD(P)H-hydrate dehydratase isoform X6, with the protein MENTLQLVRNIIPPLSSTKHKGQDGRIGVVGGCQEYTGAPYFAAISALKVGADLSHVFCASAAAPVIKAYSPELIVHPVLDSPSAVDEVEKWLPRLHALVVGPGLGRDDVLLRNVQGILEASKARDIPVVIDADGLWLVAQQPALIQGYQKAVLTPNHMEFSRLYDAVLRGPVDSDDRHGSVLRLSQALGNVTVVQKGERDILSNGQQVLVCSQEGSSRRCGGQGDLLSGSLGVLVHWALLAGPEKTNGSSPLLVAAFGACSLTRQCNHQAFQKHGRSTTTSDMIAEVGAAFRKLFET; encoded by the exons ATGGAAAATACTTTGCAGCTGGTGAGAAATATTATCCCTCCTCTGTCTTCCACAAAGCACAAAGGACAAGATGGAAGAATAGGCGTAGTTGGAGGCTGTCAGGA GTACACTGGAGCCCCATATTTTGCAGCAATCTCAGCTCTCAAAGTG GGCGCAGATTTGTCCCACGTGTTCTGCGCCAGTGCAGCCGCGCCTGTGATTAAGGCCTACAGCCCGGAGCTGATCGTCCACCCAGTTCT CGACAGCCCCAGTGCTGTTGATGAGGTGGAGAAGTGGCTCCCCCGGCTGCACGCTCTTGTCGTAGGACCTGGCTTGGGTAGAGATGATGTGCTTCTCAGAAATGTCCAG GGCATTTTGGAAGCATCAAAGGCCAGGGACATCCCTGTCGTCATTGACGCG GACGGCCTGTGGCTGGTCGCTCAGCAGCCAGCCCTCATCCAAGGCTACCAGAAGGCGGTCCTCACCCCCAACCACATGGAGTTCAGCAGACTGTATGATGCTGTG CTCAGAGGCCCTGTGGACAGCGATGACCGCCATGGATCTGTGCTGAGACTCAGCCAGGCCCTGGGCAATGTGACGGTGGTCCAGAAAGGAGAGCGCGACATCCTCTCCAATGGCCAGCAGG TGCTTGTGTGCAGCCAGGAAGGCAGCAGCCGCAGGTGTGGAGGGCAAGGAGACCTCCTGTCGGGCTCCCTGGGTGTCCTGGTACACTGGGCGCTCCTTGCTGGACCGGAGAAAACAAATGG GTCCAGCCCTCTCCTGGTGGCTGCATTCGGCGCCTGCTCTCTCACCAGGCAGTGCAACCACCAAGCCTTCCAGAAGCACGGTCGCTCCACCACCACCTCCGACATGATCGCCGAGGTGGGGGCCGCCTTCCGCAAGCTCTTCGAAACCTGA
- the NAXD gene encoding ATP-dependent (S)-NAD(P)H-hydrate dehydratase isoform X5 — translation MENTLQLVRNIIPPLSSTKHKGQDGRIGVVGGCQEYTGAPYFAAISALKVGADLSHVFCASAAAPVIKAYSPELIVHPVLFAEGGNEGPLSSNKTFRALSSDSPSAVDEVEKWLPRLHALVVGPGLGRDDVLLRNVQGILEASKARDIPVVIDADGLWLVAQQPALIQGYQKAVLTPNHMEFSRLYDAVLRGPVDSDDRHGSVLRLSQALGNVTVVQKGERDILSNGQQVLVCSQEGSSRRCGGQGDLLSGSLGVLVHWALLAGPEKTNGSSPLLVAAFGACSLTRQCNHQAFQKHGRSTTTSDMIAEVGAAFRKLFET, via the exons ATGGAAAATACTTTGCAGCTGGTGAGAAATATTATCCCTCCTCTGTCTTCCACAAAGCACAAAGGACAAGATGGAAGAATAGGCGTAGTTGGAGGCTGTCAGGA GTACACTGGAGCCCCATATTTTGCAGCAATCTCAGCTCTCAAAGTG GGCGCAGATTTGTCCCACGTGTTCTGCGCCAGTGCAGCCGCGCCTGTGATTAAGGCCTACAGCCCGGAGCTGATCGTCCACCCAGTTCT GTTTGCAGAAGGTGGAAACGAAGGGCCGCTGAGCAGTAACAAGACCTTTCGTGCACTCAGCAG CGACAGCCCCAGTGCTGTTGATGAGGTGGAGAAGTGGCTCCCCCGGCTGCACGCTCTTGTCGTAGGACCTGGCTTGGGTAGAGATGATGTGCTTCTCAGAAATGTCCAG GGCATTTTGGAAGCATCAAAGGCCAGGGACATCCCTGTCGTCATTGACGCG GACGGCCTGTGGCTGGTCGCTCAGCAGCCAGCCCTCATCCAAGGCTACCAGAAGGCGGTCCTCACCCCCAACCACATGGAGTTCAGCAGACTGTATGATGCTGTG CTCAGAGGCCCTGTGGACAGCGATGACCGCCATGGATCTGTGCTGAGACTCAGCCAGGCCCTGGGCAATGTGACGGTGGTCCAGAAAGGAGAGCGCGACATCCTCTCCAATGGCCAGCAGG TGCTTGTGTGCAGCCAGGAAGGCAGCAGCCGCAGGTGTGGAGGGCAAGGAGACCTCCTGTCGGGCTCCCTGGGTGTCCTGGTACACTGGGCGCTCCTTGCTGGACCGGAGAAAACAAATGG GTCCAGCCCTCTCCTGGTGGCTGCATTCGGCGCCTGCTCTCTCACCAGGCAGTGCAACCACCAAGCCTTCCAGAAGCACGGTCGCTCCACCACCACCTCCGACATGATCGCCGAGGTGGGGGCCGCCTTCCGCAAGCTCTTCGAAACCTGA